A region of Vitis riparia cultivar Riparia Gloire de Montpellier isolate 1030 chromosome 1, EGFV_Vit.rip_1.0, whole genome shotgun sequence DNA encodes the following proteins:
- the LOC117919532 gene encoding protein trichome birefringence-like 2: MEWKKLGISEQILSPKRKVVSGFALGLGASLIVLTIVSFNTSFNVPMFRGFSNFGASNSSLASWSFSFSSTSSTASPTNATLDFHDSADFKQGTEDGRVVDSTPQASLSGMVKDGDPLGPNGEGIVLEKTHLGNTSEMVKNGSFTVDGDWIPETTHANASGTATKASLSNSNVEGMTSDMALLGNSSEMVNNGSSPVEEGTVIGKTGLGGNTSDGKNFVTENNNVGNLSYSGEFTKPTTEEESGTARNDAGKATTNNKITAPHYHSQLKKMPNSFYGGCDIFDGRWVRDDSKPYYPAGSCPYIDRDFDCHLNGRPDDDYLKWRWQPNGCDIPSLNATDFLERLRGKKLIFVGDSLNRNMWESMVCILRHSVEDKKRVYEISGRMEFKKKGFYAFRFEDYNCSVDFVNAPFLVQESSFKGRNRTFETLRLDEMDKSTTTFHDADIIVFNTGHWWTHEKTSRGEYYYQEGNYVHPRLKVLKAYTKALTTWARWVDKNINSNMTQVFFRGYSITHFKGGQWNSGGQCHKEVEPIFNEAFIRKYPSKMRALEPVLQMMRTPVTYLNVSRLTDYRKDGHPSIYRKEYKTVEEEIAAVHSQDCSHWCLPGVPDTWNELLYASLLQIGRGSWGS, from the exons ATGGAATGGAAAAAGCTTGGGATTTCGGAGCAGATTCTATCACCGAAAAGGAAAGTAGTTTCTGGTTTTGCTTTGGGCTTAGGAGCTTCACTCATTGTTCTAACTATTGTATCGTTCAACACCTCTTTCAATGTTCCAATGTTTCGAGGGTTCAGCAATTTTGGTGCTAGTAATTCCTCTCTTGCTTCATGGTCCTTTTCGTTTTCAAGTACTTCTTCTACTGCTAGTCCCACTAATGCTACTTTAGATTTCCACGACTCTGCGGATTTTAAGCAGGGAACTGAGGATGGAAGGGTTGTGGACAGCACCCCTCAAGCAAGTCTATCAGGGATGGTTAAAGATGGAGATCCTCTGGGCCCTAATGGAGAAGGCATTGTTTTGGAGAAGACCCACTTGGGGAATACCTCTGAGATGGTGAAAAATGGGAGCTTTACTGTTGATGGAGATTGGATTCCAGAAACAACGCATGCAAATGCCTCAGGCACTGCCACAAAGGCAAGTCTTTCGAATTCTAATGTGGAAGGAATGACTTCTGATATGGCACTTTTGGGGAATTCCTCTGAGATGGTGAATAATGGAAGTTCCCCTGTTGAAGAAGGAACTGTCATTGGGAAAACCGGTCTTGGAGGGAATACCAGTGATGGGAAAAATTTTGTCACTGAAAATAACAATGTGGGGAATTTGTCATATAGTGGGGAATTTACCAAGCCTACCACTGAAGAAGAAAGCGGGACGGCCAGGAATGATGCAGGAAAAGCGACCACGAATAACAAAATTACAGCCCCTCACTACCATTCACAACTTAAGAAAATGCCGAACAGTTTTTATGGGGGTTGTGATATATTTGATGGTAGATGGGTAAGGGATGATTCAAAGCCATACTATCCTGCTGGGTCTTGTCCTTACATCGATAGGGATTTCGATTGTCACCTTAATGGAAGGCCAGATGATGATTATTTGAAATGGAGATGGCAGCCGAATGGGTGTGACATCCCGAG TCTAAATGCAACTGATTTCCTGGAGAGATTAAGAGGCAAGAAGCTCATTTTCGTGGGAGATTCTCTAAACAGGAACATGTGGGAGTCTATGGTATGCATTCTCCGTCATAGTGTCGAAGACAAGAAAAGAGTTTATGAGATTTCTGGAAGAATGGAATTCAAAAAGAAGGGATTTTATGCTTTCAGATTTGAG GACTATAACTGTTCTGTGGATTTTGTCAATGCTCCATTTCTTGTTCAAGAATCATCTTTTAAAGGTAGAAACAGAACATTTGAGACACTAAGACTGGATGAGATGGACAAATCAACTACGACATTTCATGATGCTGATATCATAGTCTTCAATACAGGCCATTGGTGGACTCATGAGAAAACATCTAGAGG AGAATACTATTACCAAGAGGGCAATTATGTGCACCCAAGACTGAAGGTCCTTAAAGCATACACAAAGGCCCTTACAACTTGGGCAAGGTGGGTTGACAAGAACATTAATAGCAACATGACTCAGGTTTTCTTCAGAGGATATTCAATCACCCATTTCAA AGGAGGCCAATGGAACTCAGGAGGACAGTGTCACAAAGAAGTGGAGCCAATCTTTAATGAGGCTTTCATACGAAAGTACCCTTCAAAAATGAGAGCTCTAGAGCCTGTGCTCCAGATGATGAGAACACCGGTAACATACCTAAATGTAAGTAGGCTTACAGATTATCGAAAAGATGGGCACCCTTCTATTTACAGAAAAGAATACAAGACAGTAGAAGAAGAGATTGCAGCTGTGCACTCTCAGGATTGCAGCCATTGGTGCTTGCCTGGAGTACCAGATACTTGGAACGAGTTACTATATGCATCTCTCCTACAGATCGGAAGAGGATCCTGGGGAAGCTGA
- the LOC117916495 gene encoding protein NSP-INTERACTING KINASE 3 isoform X2 translates to MESRGYVLWGVGLLLLTLMEGSSATLSPSGINYEVVALMTIKNNLNDPYNVLENWDINSVDPCSWRMVTCSSDGYVSALLLQNNAISGPIPDSIGKLEKLETLDLSHNKFDGGIPSSLGGLKKLNYLRLNNNSLTGPCPESLSQVEGLSLVDLSFNNLSGSMPKISARTFKIIGNPSLCGANATNNCSAISPEPLSFPPDALRAHSDSGSKSHRVAIAFGASFGAALLIIIIVGLSVWWRYRRNQQIFFDVNDQYDPEVRLGHLRRYTFKELRAATDHFNPKNILGRGGFGIVYKGCLNDRTLVAVKRLKDYNAVGGEIQFQTEVEMISLAVHRNLLRLCGFCTTESERLLVYPYMPNGSVASRLRDQIHGRPALDWSRRKRIALGTARGLLYLHEQCDPKIIHRDVKAANILLDEDFEAVVGDFGLAKLLDHRESHVTTAVRGTVGHIAPEYLSTGQSSEKTDVFGFGILLLELITGQKALDFGRAANQKGVMLDWVKKLHQEGKLNLMVDKDLKNNFDRVELEEMVKVALLCTQFNPSHRPKMSEILRMLEGDGLAEKWEASQKVETPRFRSCENPPQRYSDYIEESSLVIEAMELSGPR, encoded by the exons ATGGAAAGCAGGGGCTATGTGTTGTGGGGAGTCGGATTACTGCTTTTGACATTGATGGAGGGTTCTTCTGCTACTCTTTCTCCTTCTGGTATCAACTATGAAG TTGTAGCTTTgatgactataaaaaataatctgaATGACCCATATAATGTTTTGGAGAACTGGGATATTAATTCAGTGGATCCTTGTAGCTGGAGGATGGTTACTTGCTCTTCCGACGGCTATGTTTCTGCTCT GTTGCTGCAGAATAATGCCATTTCTGGTCCTATTCCTGATTCAATTGGGAAGTTGGAAAAGCTTGAGACACTTGATCTCTCCCACAATAAATTTGATGGTGGAATACCCAGTTCTTTGGGGGGACTTAAGAAACTGAATTATTT GCGACTAAACAACAACAGCCTTACTGGACCATGCCCTGAGTCTCTTTCCCAGGTTGAAGGCCTCTCCCTCGT TGACCTTTCTTTCAATAATCTGAGTGGTTCCATGCCAAAAATATCTGCAAGAACCTTCAA AATTATTGGTAACCCTTCACTTTGTGGTGCCAATGCCACAAACAACTGTTCTGCAATCTCTCCAGAGCCACTTTCTTTTCCTCCAGATGCTCTAAGAG CTCATTCAGATTCTGGATCTAAGAGCCACCGTGTGGCTATTGCTTTTGGTGCAAGTTTTGGTGCTGCtcttttaatcataattattgTTGGGCTGTCAGTTTGGTGGCGATATAGGAGGAAccaacaaattttctttgatgttaATG ATCAATATGACCCAGAGGTACGCTTGGGCCATCTGAGGAGGTATACATTTAAGGAACTTAGGGCTGCAACAGATCATTTCAACCCAAAGAATATTTTAGGAAGGGGTGGATTTGGAATTGTATACAAGGGTTGCTTAAATGATAGAACTCTGGTGGCTGTTAAAAGGCTGAAAGACTATAATGCCGTAGGTGGTGAAATCCAATTTCAAACAGAAGTTGAGATGATAAGTTTGGCTGTCCATCGGAATCTTCTCCGGCTTTGTGGATTCTGTACAACAGAGAGCGAGCGGCTCCTTGTTTACCCCTATATGCCTAATGGGAGTGTAGCATCTCGATTAAGAG ATCAAATCCATGGCAGGCCAGCGTTAGACTGGTCAAGGCGAAAGAGGATAGCTTTAGGCACAGCAAGGGGGCTACTTTATTTGCATGAGCAGTGTGACCCCAAAATTATCCACCGTGATGTCAAGGCAGCCAACATTTTGCTGGATGAAGACTTTGAAGCAGTTGTTGGAGATTTTGGGTTGGCAAAACTGTTGGATCATAGAGAGTCACATGTGACCACAGCAGTGCGGGGCACTGTTGGCCACATTGCTCCTGAATACTTGTCAACAGGTCAGTCATCAGAAAAGACAGATGTGTTTGGGTTTGGAATCTTGCTCCTTGAACTAATCACAGGTCAGAAGGCTTTGGATTTTGGACGGGCGGCAAACCAGAAAGGAGTAATGCTTGATTGg GTAAAGAAGCTCCATCAAGAGGGAAAGCTCAACCTGATGGTGGATAAAGAtttaaagaacaattttgaCAGGGTTGAATTAGAAGAAATGGTTAAAGTTGCCCTTTTATGCACTCAATTTAATCCTTCTCACCGCCCAAAAATGTCGGAAATATTGAGGATGTTGGAAGGTGATGGTTTAGCAGAGAAATGGGAGGCCTCGCAGAAGGTTGAGACTCCAAGGTTCAGGTCATGTGAAAATCCTCCCCAAAGATATTCAGATTACATAGAAGAATCTTCCCTGGTGATTGAAGCAATGGAGCTTTCAGGCCCCAGGTGA
- the LOC117916495 gene encoding protein NSP-INTERACTING KINASE 3 isoform X3, with protein sequence MESRGYVLWGVGLLLLTLMEGSSATLSPSGINYEVVALMTIKNNLNDPYNVLENWDINSVDPCSWRMVTCSSDGYVSALGLPSQSLSGTLSPWIGNLTNLQSVLLQNNAISGPIPDSIGKLEKLETLDLSHNKFDGGIPSSLGGLKKLNYLRLNNNSLTGPCPESLSQVEGLSLVDLSFNNLSGSMPKISARTFKIIGNPSLCGANATNNCSAISPEPLSFPPDALRVWWRYRRNQQIFFDVNDQYDPEVRLGHLRRYTFKELRAATDHFNPKNILGRGGFGIVYKGCLNDRTLVAVKRLKDYNAVGGEIQFQTEVEMISLAVHRNLLRLCGFCTTESERLLVYPYMPNGSVASRLRDQIHGRPALDWSRRKRIALGTARGLLYLHEQCDPKIIHRDVKAANILLDEDFEAVVGDFGLAKLLDHRESHVTTAVRGTVGHIAPEYLSTGQSSEKTDVFGFGILLLELITGQKALDFGRAANQKGVMLDWVKKLHQEGKLNLMVDKDLKNNFDRVELEEMVKVALLCTQFNPSHRPKMSEILRMLEGDGLAEKWEASQKVETPRFRSCENPPQRYSDYIEESSLVIEAMELSGPR encoded by the exons ATGGAAAGCAGGGGCTATGTGTTGTGGGGAGTCGGATTACTGCTTTTGACATTGATGGAGGGTTCTTCTGCTACTCTTTCTCCTTCTGGTATCAACTATGAAG TTGTAGCTTTgatgactataaaaaataatctgaATGACCCATATAATGTTTTGGAGAACTGGGATATTAATTCAGTGGATCCTTGTAGCTGGAGGATGGTTACTTGCTCTTCCGACGGCTATGTTTCTGCTCT GGGGCTGCCCAGTCAAAGTTTGTCTGGAACCTTATCTCCATGGATTGGGAACCTCACCAACTTGCAATCTGT GTTGCTGCAGAATAATGCCATTTCTGGTCCTATTCCTGATTCAATTGGGAAGTTGGAAAAGCTTGAGACACTTGATCTCTCCCACAATAAATTTGATGGTGGAATACCCAGTTCTTTGGGGGGACTTAAGAAACTGAATTATTT GCGACTAAACAACAACAGCCTTACTGGACCATGCCCTGAGTCTCTTTCCCAGGTTGAAGGCCTCTCCCTCGT TGACCTTTCTTTCAATAATCTGAGTGGTTCCATGCCAAAAATATCTGCAAGAACCTTCAA AATTATTGGTAACCCTTCACTTTGTGGTGCCAATGCCACAAACAACTGTTCTGCAATCTCTCCAGAGCCACTTTCTTTTCCTCCAGATGCTCTAAGAG TTTGGTGGCGATATAGGAGGAAccaacaaattttctttgatgttaATG ATCAATATGACCCAGAGGTACGCTTGGGCCATCTGAGGAGGTATACATTTAAGGAACTTAGGGCTGCAACAGATCATTTCAACCCAAAGAATATTTTAGGAAGGGGTGGATTTGGAATTGTATACAAGGGTTGCTTAAATGATAGAACTCTGGTGGCTGTTAAAAGGCTGAAAGACTATAATGCCGTAGGTGGTGAAATCCAATTTCAAACAGAAGTTGAGATGATAAGTTTGGCTGTCCATCGGAATCTTCTCCGGCTTTGTGGATTCTGTACAACAGAGAGCGAGCGGCTCCTTGTTTACCCCTATATGCCTAATGGGAGTGTAGCATCTCGATTAAGAG ATCAAATCCATGGCAGGCCAGCGTTAGACTGGTCAAGGCGAAAGAGGATAGCTTTAGGCACAGCAAGGGGGCTACTTTATTTGCATGAGCAGTGTGACCCCAAAATTATCCACCGTGATGTCAAGGCAGCCAACATTTTGCTGGATGAAGACTTTGAAGCAGTTGTTGGAGATTTTGGGTTGGCAAAACTGTTGGATCATAGAGAGTCACATGTGACCACAGCAGTGCGGGGCACTGTTGGCCACATTGCTCCTGAATACTTGTCAACAGGTCAGTCATCAGAAAAGACAGATGTGTTTGGGTTTGGAATCTTGCTCCTTGAACTAATCACAGGTCAGAAGGCTTTGGATTTTGGACGGGCGGCAAACCAGAAAGGAGTAATGCTTGATTGg GTAAAGAAGCTCCATCAAGAGGGAAAGCTCAACCTGATGGTGGATAAAGAtttaaagaacaattttgaCAGGGTTGAATTAGAAGAAATGGTTAAAGTTGCCCTTTTATGCACTCAATTTAATCCTTCTCACCGCCCAAAAATGTCGGAAATATTGAGGATGTTGGAAGGTGATGGTTTAGCAGAGAAATGGGAGGCCTCGCAGAAGGTTGAGACTCCAAGGTTCAGGTCATGTGAAAATCCTCCCCAAAGATATTCAGATTACATAGAAGAATCTTCCCTGGTGATTGAAGCAATGGAGCTTTCAGGCCCCAGGTGA
- the LOC117916495 gene encoding protein NSP-INTERACTING KINASE 3 isoform X1, with product MESRGYVLWGVGLLLLTLMEGSSATLSPSGINYEVVALMTIKNNLNDPYNVLENWDINSVDPCSWRMVTCSSDGYVSALGLPSQSLSGTLSPWIGNLTNLQSVLLQNNAISGPIPDSIGKLEKLETLDLSHNKFDGGIPSSLGGLKKLNYLRLNNNSLTGPCPESLSQVEGLSLVDLSFNNLSGSMPKISARTFKIIGNPSLCGANATNNCSAISPEPLSFPPDALRAHSDSGSKSHRVAIAFGASFGAALLIIIIVGLSVWWRYRRNQQIFFDVNDQYDPEVRLGHLRRYTFKELRAATDHFNPKNILGRGGFGIVYKGCLNDRTLVAVKRLKDYNAVGGEIQFQTEVEMISLAVHRNLLRLCGFCTTESERLLVYPYMPNGSVASRLRDQIHGRPALDWSRRKRIALGTARGLLYLHEQCDPKIIHRDVKAANILLDEDFEAVVGDFGLAKLLDHRESHVTTAVRGTVGHIAPEYLSTGQSSEKTDVFGFGILLLELITGQKALDFGRAANQKGVMLDWVKKLHQEGKLNLMVDKDLKNNFDRVELEEMVKVALLCTQFNPSHRPKMSEILRMLEGDGLAEKWEASQKVETPRFRSCENPPQRYSDYIEESSLVIEAMELSGPR from the exons ATGGAAAGCAGGGGCTATGTGTTGTGGGGAGTCGGATTACTGCTTTTGACATTGATGGAGGGTTCTTCTGCTACTCTTTCTCCTTCTGGTATCAACTATGAAG TTGTAGCTTTgatgactataaaaaataatctgaATGACCCATATAATGTTTTGGAGAACTGGGATATTAATTCAGTGGATCCTTGTAGCTGGAGGATGGTTACTTGCTCTTCCGACGGCTATGTTTCTGCTCT GGGGCTGCCCAGTCAAAGTTTGTCTGGAACCTTATCTCCATGGATTGGGAACCTCACCAACTTGCAATCTGT GTTGCTGCAGAATAATGCCATTTCTGGTCCTATTCCTGATTCAATTGGGAAGTTGGAAAAGCTTGAGACACTTGATCTCTCCCACAATAAATTTGATGGTGGAATACCCAGTTCTTTGGGGGGACTTAAGAAACTGAATTATTT GCGACTAAACAACAACAGCCTTACTGGACCATGCCCTGAGTCTCTTTCCCAGGTTGAAGGCCTCTCCCTCGT TGACCTTTCTTTCAATAATCTGAGTGGTTCCATGCCAAAAATATCTGCAAGAACCTTCAA AATTATTGGTAACCCTTCACTTTGTGGTGCCAATGCCACAAACAACTGTTCTGCAATCTCTCCAGAGCCACTTTCTTTTCCTCCAGATGCTCTAAGAG CTCATTCAGATTCTGGATCTAAGAGCCACCGTGTGGCTATTGCTTTTGGTGCAAGTTTTGGTGCTGCtcttttaatcataattattgTTGGGCTGTCAGTTTGGTGGCGATATAGGAGGAAccaacaaattttctttgatgttaATG ATCAATATGACCCAGAGGTACGCTTGGGCCATCTGAGGAGGTATACATTTAAGGAACTTAGGGCTGCAACAGATCATTTCAACCCAAAGAATATTTTAGGAAGGGGTGGATTTGGAATTGTATACAAGGGTTGCTTAAATGATAGAACTCTGGTGGCTGTTAAAAGGCTGAAAGACTATAATGCCGTAGGTGGTGAAATCCAATTTCAAACAGAAGTTGAGATGATAAGTTTGGCTGTCCATCGGAATCTTCTCCGGCTTTGTGGATTCTGTACAACAGAGAGCGAGCGGCTCCTTGTTTACCCCTATATGCCTAATGGGAGTGTAGCATCTCGATTAAGAG ATCAAATCCATGGCAGGCCAGCGTTAGACTGGTCAAGGCGAAAGAGGATAGCTTTAGGCACAGCAAGGGGGCTACTTTATTTGCATGAGCAGTGTGACCCCAAAATTATCCACCGTGATGTCAAGGCAGCCAACATTTTGCTGGATGAAGACTTTGAAGCAGTTGTTGGAGATTTTGGGTTGGCAAAACTGTTGGATCATAGAGAGTCACATGTGACCACAGCAGTGCGGGGCACTGTTGGCCACATTGCTCCTGAATACTTGTCAACAGGTCAGTCATCAGAAAAGACAGATGTGTTTGGGTTTGGAATCTTGCTCCTTGAACTAATCACAGGTCAGAAGGCTTTGGATTTTGGACGGGCGGCAAACCAGAAAGGAGTAATGCTTGATTGg GTAAAGAAGCTCCATCAAGAGGGAAAGCTCAACCTGATGGTGGATAAAGAtttaaagaacaattttgaCAGGGTTGAATTAGAAGAAATGGTTAAAGTTGCCCTTTTATGCACTCAATTTAATCCTTCTCACCGCCCAAAAATGTCGGAAATATTGAGGATGTTGGAAGGTGATGGTTTAGCAGAGAAATGGGAGGCCTCGCAGAAGGTTGAGACTCCAAGGTTCAGGTCATGTGAAAATCCTCCCCAAAGATATTCAGATTACATAGAAGAATCTTCCCTGGTGATTGAAGCAATGGAGCTTTCAGGCCCCAGGTGA